In one Neobacillus sp. CF12 genomic region, the following are encoded:
- a CDS encoding multidrug effflux MFS transporter, producing the protein MVLGSLAAFAPLSIDMYLPALPILADYFQTSPSFIQLSLTFFLLGLSIGQLFTGPISDIRGRRKPLLIGLIIYFVVSLLCVVSPSVWTFILLRFIQGLAGSVGTVISRAIVRDLYTGSELTKFFALLSLVNGAAPILAPIAGAQFLRFVPWQGIFIILGLIGFIMFIVVLFGLSETLPENRRLRGGLKNTLLTFRNLIFDRSFIGYAISQGLVFAAMFAYISGSPFVVQSIYGASAQMFSLIFAINGLGIMIASQITGRLAGRVQESKLLIFGLGMSLFGGMILLILLLLQAKLWLICVPLFLVVASVGVVNTAGFSLAMQKQGKNAGSASALLGVISFAFGGVASPLVGIGGEESAIPMGLVIACATIAAVLSYVFLVLRKTSQNLG; encoded by the coding sequence ATGGTGCTAGGTTCTTTAGCGGCTTTTGCCCCGTTATCCATTGATATGTATTTACCCGCGTTACCGATATTAGCTGATTACTTTCAAACCAGCCCGTCATTTATTCAGCTAAGTTTAACGTTTTTCCTGCTTGGATTATCTATTGGGCAGCTGTTTACGGGGCCAATAAGTGATATTCGTGGAAGACGGAAACCACTTTTAATTGGTTTGATAATCTATTTTGTTGTTTCTTTATTGTGCGTGGTTAGTCCTTCTGTTTGGACCTTCATTTTGTTACGGTTTATTCAAGGACTGGCGGGTTCAGTGGGGACGGTGATCTCAAGGGCGATTGTACGAGATTTATATACTGGTAGCGAATTAACCAAATTCTTTGCTCTTCTCTCCCTTGTAAACGGGGCAGCACCCATATTAGCTCCAATTGCTGGTGCTCAGTTCCTAAGATTTGTCCCGTGGCAAGGGATATTTATTATCCTAGGTTTAATCGGTTTTATTATGTTTATTGTTGTTCTTTTTGGCTTATCAGAAACACTTCCTGAGAATAGGAGGTTACGAGGTGGTCTCAAAAACACCCTTCTGACCTTTCGGAATCTCATTTTTGATCGTAGTTTCATTGGGTATGCCATCTCTCAAGGACTCGTTTTTGCCGCAATGTTTGCTTACATTTCAGGTTCTCCCTTTGTGGTGCAAAGCATTTACGGTGCTTCGGCACAAATGTTCAGTCTTATTTTTGCAATAAATGGACTGGGTATTATGATAGCCAGCCAAATTACTGGTAGATTAGCAGGCAGGGTACAGGAGTCAAAGCTTTTAATCTTCGGATTGGGGATGTCTTTATTTGGAGGAATGATTCTGCTGATTCTTCTGCTGTTACAAGCAAAGCTGTGGTTAATTTGTGTTCCATTATTTTTGGTTGTCGCTAGCGTTGGAGTCGTTAATACAGCTGGATTCTCGCTTGCCATGCAAAAGCAGGGTAAAAATGCAGGCAGTGCCTCTGCGCTCCTTGGTGTAATATCATTTGCATTTGGCGGTGTAGCTTCTCCTTTAGTTGGAATAGGAGGAGAAGAATCGGCAATCCCAATGGGACTGGTCATCGCATGCGCCACCATTGCTGCGGTACTTTCATATGTTTTCCTTGTGTTAAGAAAAACAAGTCAAAATCTTGGATAA
- a CDS encoding UvrD-helicase domain-containing protein encodes MTNQIIDQAARDKIKLELHTNFLVEAGAGSGKTTSLVDRMVNLIITGTAEIQEIVAITFTRKAADELKMRFQSKLEAAWKKESDLDLKFRLAEALQNSERCFLGTVHSFCAKLLRERPIETHLDLTFKELEETDDLELLEEAWQKFLKDVMDEKPHLFDQVNDLGISVDQIFPWVEKLKEYSDVAWITESVPKPSLSVEFTRFMNLLKEAEKAFPVEEPPSGYDKLQKPIIMAIQKERLMDVTKEKNIISIFELFNKNVKPTLKNWHSKEDAKFYEEKITSFFEVSIKPLIQAWKEYCHPQIVRFIQEALSVYETLKKERSLLNFQDLMMHTSQLLKKNLEVRRYFQEKYRFLLVDEYQDTDPIQAEIMFYLTSENPDEQVWTRCRPRAGSLFVVGDPKQAIYRFRRADIDTYNRVKQLMEEHGGEVLQLITNFRSVDTVTEEFNTVFEKHLPAVETLHQAAYRPLKAHHIDEGGEFTGIKRLSVPADYSKKEDVILTDAENISLTIQSLIKKGYRAKDFMVLTRYNDGVSVYANRIEESGIPVSISGEVVLGETREFQDLWILLNSFLDPTDEVGFVAVLRGIFFGISDQDLYEWKKKKGRFSIYSSIPEDISPMTKEKFNHTLTILKLCKQKIRQLSPTAAIDFVMETVGFFPLLLKNGRGKRTYKNMLQMMESLRKQEAAGNTNYKQIMDSLTKLLFEKSTVANMEEEADAVRVMNVHKAKGLEAPIVFLAHPAKRVNPESFLSQHIKREDYSSKGYFTFTIKNGFQEKEIAVPLNWEAYKAEELIYLTEEELRITYVAATRAEKALVISANGNNKKNPWNVLFEMENIEELEIPEMERVETIEANEVTFAEYQAKTLSKLAWLEQSKVESFERWTPTRDKDFTDVFDIEREGGGGKEWGTLIHDVFEKAVQGHDVQKYIKVALNKQDIPASREDEVLNYLTNLRSSKLWDELQTADEVITEVPFSLKVEKKDPLYGEITKNPEGQHPYYVKGIIDLIYKKDGEWKIVDYKTDRAKRKEDYEKLQAFYRPQLTFYKQAWEEITKEKVKSESLYFLENNQLVNY; translated from the coding sequence ATGACTAATCAGATTATCGATCAGGCTGCAAGGGATAAAATTAAATTAGAGTTGCATACGAATTTCTTAGTCGAAGCGGGTGCAGGATCTGGTAAAACAACCAGTCTCGTTGACCGTATGGTAAACCTAATTATCACTGGTACAGCAGAAATTCAAGAGATTGTTGCGATTACCTTTACACGAAAAGCAGCCGACGAATTAAAGATGCGCTTCCAATCGAAATTAGAAGCAGCGTGGAAAAAGGAAAGTGATCTTGATCTCAAGTTCCGGTTAGCTGAGGCACTTCAAAATAGTGAACGCTGTTTTCTAGGTACGGTCCATTCCTTTTGTGCCAAGTTACTTCGCGAACGGCCAATAGAAACTCATTTGGATTTAACCTTTAAGGAACTAGAAGAGACAGATGATTTGGAGCTTTTGGAGGAAGCGTGGCAGAAGTTTTTAAAGGACGTAATGGATGAAAAGCCACATCTTTTTGACCAGGTCAATGATTTAGGGATAAGTGTTGATCAGATTTTTCCATGGGTAGAAAAACTAAAGGAATATTCGGATGTTGCGTGGATAACAGAATCTGTCCCCAAACCTAGTTTATCCGTTGAGTTTACTAGGTTTATGAACCTGCTCAAAGAAGCCGAGAAAGCTTTTCCAGTGGAAGAGCCACCAAGTGGTTATGATAAATTACAAAAACCAATTATCATGGCCATTCAAAAAGAGAGATTGATGGATGTCACCAAAGAAAAGAATATCATTAGTATCTTTGAACTGTTTAATAAAAACGTAAAGCCAACCTTAAAAAACTGGCACTCAAAGGAAGACGCAAAGTTTTATGAAGAGAAAATCACTTCATTTTTCGAAGTATCAATTAAGCCTTTGATTCAAGCTTGGAAGGAATATTGCCATCCACAAATAGTGAGATTCATCCAAGAAGCTTTATCGGTCTATGAAACCCTCAAAAAGGAGCGTTCATTACTAAATTTCCAAGATTTAATGATGCACACCTCTCAATTGTTAAAGAAAAACCTTGAAGTCAGAAGGTATTTTCAAGAAAAGTATCGCTTTTTACTCGTGGATGAATATCAGGATACAGACCCGATTCAGGCTGAGATTATGTTTTACCTAACAAGTGAGAATCCTGATGAACAAGTATGGACAAGGTGCAGACCAAGAGCAGGTTCACTGTTCGTTGTCGGTGATCCCAAACAAGCCATTTATCGATTCCGGCGAGCGGATATTGACACGTACAACCGAGTGAAACAGTTAATGGAAGAACATGGAGGCGAAGTACTACAGCTCATCACGAATTTTAGATCTGTAGATACTGTAACGGAAGAGTTTAATACGGTATTTGAAAAGCATTTGCCAGCAGTCGAAACGCTTCATCAAGCGGCCTATCGTCCTTTGAAAGCACACCACATCGATGAAGGGGGAGAATTTACGGGTATCAAACGTTTATCTGTTCCTGCAGATTACAGTAAGAAAGAGGATGTAATCCTGACGGACGCGGAAAACATTTCACTCACTATTCAATCACTGATCAAGAAAGGATATCGCGCAAAGGACTTTATGGTATTGACCAGATACAATGATGGCGTTTCGGTATATGCAAATAGGATAGAAGAAAGCGGAATTCCAGTTAGTATCTCGGGAGAGGTAGTTCTAGGTGAAACGCGAGAATTTCAAGATTTATGGATTTTACTGAATTCCTTTTTAGATCCAACAGATGAAGTGGGTTTTGTTGCGGTACTGCGCGGGATATTCTTCGGAATCAGCGATCAAGATTTATATGAATGGAAAAAGAAAAAAGGCAGGTTTTCTATTTATAGTAGCATTCCAGAAGATATTTCCCCGATGACGAAGGAAAAATTTAACCATACGTTAACGATATTAAAGTTATGTAAACAGAAAATACGACAGTTATCTCCTACAGCCGCCATTGATTTTGTAATGGAGACAGTTGGCTTTTTTCCATTGCTGCTAAAGAATGGACGTGGGAAACGCACCTACAAAAATATGCTGCAAATGATGGAATCTCTCCGTAAACAGGAGGCAGCGGGAAATACCAACTATAAGCAAATAATGGATTCTCTAACAAAGCTGCTTTTTGAAAAATCAACTGTTGCGAATATGGAAGAAGAGGCAGATGCGGTTCGGGTAATGAATGTTCACAAAGCTAAAGGACTAGAGGCACCGATTGTCTTCTTAGCCCACCCTGCCAAACGGGTGAATCCAGAGTCCTTCTTATCACAGCATATTAAACGAGAAGACTATTCCTCAAAAGGATATTTTACCTTTACCATAAAGAATGGCTTTCAAGAAAAGGAAATCGCCGTCCCACTTAATTGGGAGGCATATAAAGCGGAGGAACTGATCTACCTTACAGAAGAGGAACTTCGGATTACGTATGTTGCCGCTACCCGTGCAGAAAAAGCTCTTGTTATCAGTGCGAACGGAAACAATAAGAAAAATCCTTGGAATGTTCTTTTTGAAATGGAAAACATCGAGGAATTGGAGATACCTGAAATGGAGAGAGTCGAAACTATCGAAGCCAATGAAGTTACATTCGCCGAGTATCAGGCAAAAACACTTAGTAAACTTGCGTGGCTGGAGCAAAGCAAAGTGGAATCCTTTGAACGCTGGACGCCAACAAGGGATAAGGATTTTACCGATGTTTTCGATATTGAACGAGAAGGTGGCGGTGGAAAAGAGTGGGGCACTCTTATTCATGATGTTTTTGAAAAGGCGGTTCAAGGTCATGATGTTCAAAAGTACATCAAAGTTGCATTAAATAAACAGGATATTCCAGCTTCAAGAGAAGATGAGGTTTTAAATTATCTTACCAACCTTCGTTCTTCTAAGCTATGGGATGAATTACAGACAGCAGATGAAGTCATAACAGAGGTTCCTTTCTCGTTAAAAGTAGAAAAGAAAGATCCCCTTTATGGCGAAATAACAAAGAACCCAGAAGGTCAACATCCTTATTATGTAAAAGGGATTATCGATCTCATCTACAAAAAAGATGGTGAATGGAAGATTGTAGATTACAAAACCGACCGTGCAAAAAGGAAGGAAGATTATGAAAAACTTCAAGCTTTTTATCGTCCACAACTTACCTTCTATAAACAGGCATGGGAAGAAATAACAAAGGAAAAAGTAAAAAGTGAAAGTTTATATTTCCTTGAAAACAATCAGTTGGTGAATTATTAA
- a CDS encoding thioesterase family protein, with translation MVDYRFSHRLKVRYSEIDGQKIVFNSHYLTYIDVAVTEYFQQLLQHDEVFDFVLAKSTIQYKRSAYLNDWLTIWCRMERVGNKSMTMNFMITREDEMEPVLLAEIIYVSVDHETMVPCPVPDFVRERIEQFEVDYQKNSPF, from the coding sequence ATGGTAGATTATCGTTTCTCACATCGATTAAAGGTGCGCTATTCGGAAATTGATGGGCAGAAAATCGTTTTTAACTCTCATTATTTAACGTATATTGATGTTGCCGTCACAGAATATTTCCAGCAGCTGCTTCAGCACGATGAAGTGTTTGATTTTGTTCTAGCAAAATCAACAATCCAGTATAAACGTTCAGCATACTTAAATGATTGGCTCACCATTTGGTGCAGGATGGAAAGAGTCGGCAACAAAAGCATGACGATGAATTTTATGATTACGAGAGAAGATGAAATGGAGCCGGTTCTCCTCGCTGAGATTATTTATGTGAGCGTTGACCATGAAACGATGGTACCATGCCCCGTTCCAGACTTTGTAAGGGAAAGAATTGAACAGTTCGAGGTCGATTATCAAAAAAATTCCCCATTTTAA
- a CDS encoding DsbA family oxidoreductase codes for MKIEVWSDFVCPFCYIGKRRLEEALSQFPHRNSVEVEFKSFELDPNSPAYSGKSIHEALASKYGMSIEQAKQANQNVGQQAATVGLKFNFEDMKPTNTFKAHRLAKYAKTLGKEAVITEKLLYAYFTESKNLGDLETLADIAEASGLERQESLKVLEDEKAYANDVRIDQSIAQQYQITGVPFFIVNQKYAISGAQPTSTFAGALQKVWEEENPAPVLQDLSTVSAEDASCVDGNCVIPERKE; via the coding sequence ATGAAAATTGAAGTATGGTCTGATTTTGTCTGTCCATTTTGTTATATAGGAAAGCGTCGTTTAGAGGAGGCACTCTCTCAATTCCCACATAGAAACAGTGTTGAAGTAGAATTCAAAAGCTTTGAACTAGATCCTAATTCTCCTGCATATAGTGGCAAAAGCATTCATGAAGCATTAGCTTCAAAATATGGGATGAGTATTGAACAAGCAAAGCAAGCGAATCAAAATGTTGGTCAGCAAGCTGCTACTGTTGGGTTAAAGTTTAATTTTGAAGATATGAAGCCAACTAATACGTTTAAGGCTCATCGCTTGGCAAAGTATGCAAAAACACTAGGAAAAGAAGCGGTTATTACAGAAAAACTACTTTATGCTTATTTTACTGAATCTAAGAATTTAGGCGACCTAGAAACTTTAGCGGATATTGCCGAAGCATCAGGGCTTGAACGTCAAGAGTCATTAAAGGTCCTTGAAGATGAAAAAGCATATGCGAATGATGTCCGAATCGATCAATCGATTGCACAGCAATATCAAATTACCGGTGTACCGTTTTTTATTGTGAACCAAAAATATGCCATCTCTGGCGCACAGCCAACCTCAACCTTTGCGGGAGCACTGCAAAAAGTATGGGAAGAAGAAAATCCGGCTCCCGTTCTCCAGGATTTATCAACAGTAAGTGCAGAAGATGCAAGCTGTGTAGATGGCAACTGTGTTATTCCAGAAAGAAAAGAATAG
- a CDS encoding SDR family oxidoreductase: MNVLVVGANGQVGKLLVNQLRDSKEHTVKAMVRREEQADAFKKLDVEVAVTCLEQSVEDIAQAARGCNAIVFTAGSGRHTGYDKTLLIDLDGAVKTIEAAEIVGIKRFIMISAIQAHRRENWHEKMLPYYAAKYYADKMLEQSELTYTIIRPGGLVSEQGTGLVSAAVDIPSGKIPREDVARTIIQSLTEENTYYQSFDLVSGEVPITKALKIL; encoded by the coding sequence ATGAACGTATTAGTGGTTGGAGCTAATGGGCAGGTTGGTAAACTTTTGGTTAACCAACTTAGAGACAGTAAGGAACATACAGTCAAAGCGATGGTCAGAAGAGAAGAACAGGCGGACGCTTTTAAAAAGCTTGATGTAGAAGTTGCAGTTACCTGTTTAGAGCAAAGTGTAGAAGATATTGCTCAAGCAGCAAGAGGCTGCAATGCCATTGTGTTCACAGCTGGATCGGGACGGCATACTGGATATGATAAAACATTGTTAATTGATCTAGATGGTGCCGTGAAGACAATCGAGGCTGCAGAAATAGTGGGAATTAAGCGCTTTATTATGATTAGTGCAATTCAGGCACACAGAAGAGAGAACTGGCATGAGAAAATGCTTCCCTATTATGCGGCCAAATATTATGCAGACAAAATGCTTGAACAAAGTGAACTAACATACACGATTATCCGTCCCGGTGGTTTAGTGAGTGAGCAAGGAACAGGTCTGGTTTCTGCTGCGGTTGACATTCCCAGTGGGAAGATACCACGTGAAGATGTGGCGAGAACGATCATACAATCACTAACCGAAGAAAATACATATTACCAGTCATTTGACCTCGTTTCTGGTGAAGTTCCCATTACGAAGGCTCTAAAAATACTTTAA
- a CDS encoding SRPBCC family protein, with translation MKEWTKEIEIDAPIEKIWGLFDGSLENMQKIMPQVVGNTPVKVTEEGVGSIYRQQYKEGKRVEEYDVVTLEYLNNPGHKKMKVGFNLANYFEITAGYELTRINEHKTVFKYTTTNKPLKAIFKLFLWFASDKAVVKFVDKVKQVAEEEYALVQ, from the coding sequence TTGAAAGAATGGACGAAAGAAATTGAAATTGACGCTCCAATTGAAAAAATCTGGGGATTATTTGATGGGTCATTAGAAAACATGCAAAAAATTATGCCGCAGGTTGTTGGCAATACTCCCGTGAAAGTGACCGAAGAAGGTGTTGGGAGTATTTATCGTCAGCAGTATAAAGAAGGAAAACGGGTTGAGGAATATGATGTTGTAACACTAGAATATTTGAATAATCCAGGTCACAAAAAAATGAAGGTTGGTTTTAACTTAGCCAACTATTTTGAAATTACGGCTGGCTATGAATTAACAAGAATAAATGAACATAAAACGGTGTTTAAATACACAACGACAAATAAACCATTAAAAGCCATCTTTAAATTATTTTTATGGTTCGCCAGCGATAAAGCCGTTGTAAAGTTCGTTGATAAGGTTAAACAGGTAGCTGAAGAAGAATATGCTTTAGTGCAATAA